The Dysidea avara chromosome 11, odDysAvar1.4, whole genome shotgun sequence genome includes the window TCTTAAAATTTTCCCTAGGGGAGTGCCCCCAGATCCTTCTAGATTGGCATGCTTCCATGCTAGTGAGCTTCGTACACTAAAGTATGCCTTCCTTTCTACAtaattttagctataattattaataatattatgttatatAGCTAAACCCTGGCATCACACAAAGTCTGAATTGAAACCAATCATTAAAATTTCTGAAGCTGCCCATGTCTACTTTTCCTTCTACTTCAGAACCTACTCACCAGTAGTGATCTATTTCTAAAAGTTTTGCACACAATCTAGTGCACAATCCGGGTCGGGCCAATTTTTTTATAATCATGTGGTCAGGCCCGACAAAAAGTGGCCCAGCTGACCACCCAAGTATGTTTGAGATGTGTTCAGACAAGGATTTACTGCTTCCAAAATCTTCATAGATGAATGTGTGCAGTTTCTTTCTGTATTATCTACTGTATTTTGATTTTCATTTGCACAATGAAAACTTTGCTACTTTTAATTATTCATTGATTTTTGCATGTTTTTCTAGAAACAGCTAGTAATGAAATTTTTCTATgtcaccaaattttctgtggccACCAATGACTATGCATAGGCAACTTCAAAGCACAGCAATCTCATATATTGTCCATACTTgtgcggtgtgtgtgtgtgtgcgtgcgtgcgtgcatgcatgtgtatgaaAGGGGCATAGTAATGATATATACTTTTGCTTTAAtatagcagcaaataatcaaGTTGATCTACAACCAGTCAGAAAGGGCAACAAAACTTTTACCACTCAATTCAGCAAATTGTTAACAAAAGTTTCATATTTATTAGATCATAATTGTGGTGATAGGCTGGAAATGTGCAAGCGCTTCTGCTCTACATTATGTATCAGTGATGCCTCAGATCAATTACTTTTTGGTGACAACCAGTTGCCACAGCTTAAAGCCAGCAAGAACTTTGGTGAGCTGTTCATACAACTTCGTCACCACTGGGGATGGGATGAGTGGTCCATTCTTGAACACATCATTGACTTGGTTGAACTAAAGGAAGCAGAAGATGAATTGCATAAGTACAAACAATTTTTGGCCTCTAAACATGCAATTGAAATCATATCAGAAGAATTTTCAGATGTTGACTTACCACCAAATTGTGTCAGCTTTTCAATCATTTTAGATAAGCCATACTCTAGAGTATCTATACAAGAATATAGCAGAATCAAAGAGTTTATTTGTGGTATACTTGAAATCAACAAATACGTTATGCATCCCTTCATAAAATATTTCATTGGTTCCTTACACTTACAGTGGTATGTTGCTGGAGAAGCAGCTGCCCACATGATCAAAATGGCAAAACAGAATGAAAAAGCTTTACTTGCTAAATCCTTTGTATTTGTAAAAATTGGTGAAGAGGTTGTTCTGGATTGTTATTCACAGAAGCAAGTAAGTGATTACTTATATAGATGAGTTATGTACTATTATGTGTTTGAAAATTGTTGTTGACCTTTAATTTGCTGCCAGTTATTTTCAATGAAAACCTAGCTGTGTCTTGTAAATCAAAATGCTGCCAGTGCACAGAAGGCGTCATTTGCATAAAGCAAACTGCAGCATGTCAACATACCGTTGCAAACTTACCTTAAAATGTGGTAACCAAATGTACCATTGTGTACATCATCAGATAATGCATAATAATATGGTTGGGGAATCTTTATGACAATAAATACTCTTTATTGTGTGGTAACttcctatcatacagtacgatagtatcatacagtacaatagtactgtatagtagggaccacaaaggagtaggcgtggcccacaaaatatcatcacccaaaaaccagcctcaatttgacaatgatgaggcagtattggttagttaaaactaagcccaaacaaactttcagatcgaccGAAATGcgttcaacaagttgctacagaattttaaaaataatttatttaacgaaattttctagtgactgactgactgactgactgactgatgccttcagacaagcataactcgataacggctaaggctatgggcttaattttttcactgttcgatgttgttTTGGCCTGACAgatgtcttttggcataccgcagtacgcacaatgcattcttcatggacttaccagtgtcctcctttgtgtcctattcatctttgctgacagtgaaaagtgtcgatttggtgatagcacgtgatggcttccctttgtaacagacaTCATCCATacttgtcatagtggctattttaatagcagaggtgctttcaaacagttcttgattcatactgggAGTGCTGTGTAATGGTTTGAACATATTTGACaataaagcgtaatggatacttcacttttcagacgttAATTGATACAACTGGGGTGCACGGCTCCATTTCTTTCTTTAGGTATGCATctcatggattgcagaggttcttttcgaacagttcttgattcgaaatgctgtgtaacgggttgaacatagctgacaacgaagcgtaatggatactacaCTTTTCAGACGAAAATTGGGCagcacggtgccatttcagatgcagtatgcgtgggttcaccaatcataatatttacaaaaatagttaacaaaatatttacaaaaatagttaacaaacaagtacgcagaaaatttagaattttcaactagagtagggaccataatacATCGATAAAtgaactgaaacaagctggagtagtacatgatataaaatcacagtaaaacaataagaagtgttatatccctactgtactcaagataccataatggaaatgcaggcttccaattttttctgtgtacttgtacagttAGTtgccataattattatgttggtTTGGATGTACGTATGTGGTGTTAATTATATTCAGCAGTATACGCCAAATGAAAATCACTCATCTATGTAGATGTTTCATATAATGTATTGGTATATTGCAATGTTTTAAATTAACTATGCTAAGATACTTCAATCACATGCCTACTGACAAAACTATGCTTGATCTACTAACAAAACTATGAATATGTGTAGACAATTTTCCTCTCTGCTAATCACAGTTTTATCAGAGTAGAGACCCATGAATGTAGTTTTATTAGCACCATTCTCATCACATGCGGTGCTACTAGCTTAGATTTCTCTATACATCTTTGGTTGCATGAATCATACTATCCTGTCTAATCTAGCAGAATTACAACTCTTGATAGTCTATTATTGAGTCTTATAGAGCTGTTCATTCATCTACCATACTGTATTCCATTTGCCCACCCATCACCCCTATGTGGGTCACCTAATATTTCCAGTCCTGTTCAAAAACTATCTAAGGGGCAATGGAAGAGCATGCGAAAGATTTAGGGGACCAATCGAAGTTATACAGTGGAGTTTGAAGCAGATTCTATTCCGTGAATGTTATATAATATATCCcatagggacctgtgagaattAGGCttaatacagggagtcagaaatgTGTAACTAAAACAATAAGAGATTATCTTATTGGGGGTGGGGTTCCAAATTTTTGAAGCTCTGGGATAGTATTTTAGATTATTTTTATGTTGAAAATAAGTAAATAGTAAATACTTATGTACAGTTTTTTAGATGTATAAATGtggctgttatattagagttgtTGActgtactatttacagtatctCAAGATCTGTTTCCACCACTTATGAACTCTCCATATCACTTGCAAATCACGATTAACTGCTGGCTAGATCTCTTGTGAATGGTTTTGAATCATGGCACTACAATTTGACTACCGTGATAGGTACTTCTTTTTCACATAAATAATTTCACCAAGTCTGTGCACTATGACCACTGCTGATTTGTGCTGACACAGTTGTTTCTGCATTGCATCTTTAGTGTATGCTAAGCACATGTATTTCAATAGTTTGTTTAAAGGAACTTTATATTGAGCATTATTTCTACAGCCAAACCCTATGCTGAGTCCCTATTATTCCAGTCCACCAATACAGTTCCGTTGCCTACTGAGAAACCTAAATTTAAGGACAATATAAATGTTGTGTGTTATGTGTTAAATAAATTATGGCATTGATATACATAGAGTTTATTGCTACTTGTAGGAAGATCATTCATATGATGGATATGCTGCTACTACAGATGACACACAATTTTACGACACACAATATGACACACATGGGTACATTTCCTCTAGTGTCATATTCCCTGGTGGCTATGATCATGAATTTATGGAACTTGTTCCTAACAGATTGATATGTATGCTTTGTAAATTGCCATGTTATGAGGCACACAAGTGCAAAGAATGTGGCCAGGTTTACTGTAAGCATGATCTTGACCACCTGAAATCTATGACTGACATGAGCTATGCATGTCCTATGTGCCATGTGGAGCCTTTTTTAACCAGTCCTTACCTAGCAGATCATGAAATTAAGGAACACACAATTAATTGTCCCAATAAAAACTATGGGTGTTGCTGGATTGGAAAATTAGATGACCTTAATATGCATACCAAAGATTGTAAATGTAGACACGTAAAATGTCATCACTGTGGTGACTTTGTAAACTCCACTACCATAACCAATCATACTAGCTCTCAATGTCCTTGTTATTGTCAGCATTGTGAAATCACAGCAGAGAGGGAAGTGATAAGTAAACAACACAAAGAGAAGTGTCACAACTATCCCCTTTCATGTCCCAACAAGTGTGGACTAGATGATATCCCTCGAGCTAACATGAGCGAGCACAGGACACAGTGTCCACATGAAATGGTAACTTGCAGCAACTGTAATGTGAAGATTGTACGAAAGAACCTGGTGACTCATAGAAGAAAGAAACATTCGTGGTTTGAGACTGAACACTTGCTCTGTATTTTTATATATTGCATCTCAGTGAGCATCATTAGCCTTGCTGCTTATATTTCTTTTACTGGAGATAGTGATCACAGTGCAAATGGACTATGGTATATGACTCTTAAACACTCCGGTGATTACCAAGAGGTAAACATTTTACCAGTCATTTTGAAAATATCTGACTTTATTGAAAAGATAAATAATAAAGAACAATGGGACAGTAGTCCCTTCTTTGACCTAGAAAGTGGGCATGAAATGTGCTTAAGTATTTATCCTGATGGCAAAGATGATGGTGAAGGTACTCATGTGTCTGTCTACCTTTTTATAATTTCTTTTGATGAAAAACTACAGCAATTAAATGATAAATCATTGACTAGGCCACTAACAGTGGAAATCCTCAACCAACTTAGTGATAAAGACCATTATAACTACAGTACCATGATAGTAGATGATACAAAAGTATTGGAATTTCCTCAGTTCATTTCTCATGACTTTCTCTTTAGTCATGGTGGATATATTGTTGAAGACACTCTTTACTTCAGAATCTCTTATGAGTCTTCTATCACAGACAAAGAAATTACTTATACTTTGTTTTTTCTGTTTTGGATATTTTCACTTGCCATCACAATAGTCATTTACTGCTCTTGTGGATTCCTTTGCAGTGGATTTCATAGGATAATCTTTGTGATCATTATGTGGCTTGTTGTGTACACAGTTTTAAGAGCAGTAGTCTGGGCTATTGATAACTTTAGTGGTGTCACACTTATCAAATTGATCATGATTCTTGAATATTTGGATGGCAATAGAGAAGTGCAGAGTGAAGTAAATGCAGCTATTTTGCAAACTTTGTCACCATcaaatgttattatttttgttattaTAATTACCATTATTACTTATTTTTATACCATCCACCATCCACACTAATCACTATGTTGAGATATACTATTAAGTACAATCAAcatggttaattaatgacactAAAAGTAGCTGGTTACAAGTAATATGAATAGTAAATTTATAAGTAATAAGTTTGAATTCTGTGCCTAGCAGTAAGCATTTTCTAATTTTATGTTACTCTTCCACTATACTGAAATCTGCAAGAATAGTCATGTATCAAGGAGTATAGCAAATTGATTTGTGTCATGGATGATAATATCTAGCCACTTACAGAAAatacagttcagctataatATCAAAGTTCTAGACTGTACAATCTTCATCATAAGATAACTATAGTTATAGACACATCATCAActgtaggcaccagcctattatgctggcattattttgagcataataggtactttgaagcatcaagcataatgctggcataataggtagatTTTGCCATTCTGTTAactgttatcagtgaaaatgcTTATCATGGAAAAATATTGACATAACTATTCTTATTCTATCTGTAAAGTCTTGACTGTGTAGCCATATCACTACTCTCCTACATACTGAAAATGACGTTTGTAGCCTATTGAgtaattctaataaagcagtcaggtacaTAAGCATTAATTTGACATTAGAGCTATTAAGCTGCCAAATGAATTATTTTTCAGTGGCTAACTTTAAACAATTGCTTTCAGGCTAAACATTATTGTCATCCATGTATTGCATAAAATCATAAATTTATTAGGAAGTTGAGGCAAAAAGTATatgagcataattttgaacataataagttaaattttttagcactgcagcatagcgtAATAGGTGAAATTAAAAGCAtgataggctggtgcctagtcAACTGACCATATATGGATTATGACTTAtcacaaaatacatgtacaaacaagGGTACTATATAATGTGTGTGAAATGTCATAACTTTGCTGCAGCCTTTAGTCTAAAAAGATCTTTGTGGCATTGCAACATGTAAATGTGgctttgtataattatttatttagttTATAAGCAGATGCACTGATTTGCTGCCATACAAAACCAGCTGCAGGCCATCAAGACTAAGTTGTTAATGCACTTAGCTATTGCACTCTGTGCAAATTATACTATACAGATATCTGTTGCACTATTTCCATGTGCTGTGACATCTGAATCTAAATTCGCAATGGCTTCTGATCATGAGTGTTCCCACAATGGAAAATGCTATTCCTCCAATCACTTCTAAAAGAGTATATGTATTATTAACATAAAATTGTTGCAATTCTGGTAGAGTTcaaacatacaagtacaaagaaaatctATGTTCGAGTACGTACTCGAGTAGAGATCATAGGAATGAACTTAATGAAAGAAGGGGGATGCCTAGCTACACCTAGTGCACATTTAATCCATACCTTTATGATGATGACGAGCATTAAAAAAGTTGTAAATATGAGGAGGTGATATTAAAAGTAATtcaggcagggatgagaaataaataattttatggttACAGTATGCATACAGTTTggtagtatctaatccaaaacagccaatctgtaaaATCAGTATGGCCCAAAaaaccatggtgaaaaaagatgtgaaatctaagttggctgtgatggtatataCGTAGGTAAATgacaataatgatgaaaatccaggtgaatttgtatTGCTTCCTCCAAGAACTTAGCAATgagttcacctgaattgtcattatgaattttttgccatttgCTTACCACAGCTGCCAACTTAGATTTTTTGTTTTCACCATGCATGGCTTTTTGGGGTGCActcatttttttacagctaggctgttttgtattatatatcacttctttttgtatttatatactccaaagcaggccataggccagctttggtgTTTCTTTATAGAAAGGAGCAGTTGTGTATTTGAACAACTTTTTTTATAATTTACTAAATTAACTATTCTCTACTGGTAGACAGTATGTAACTACGTATGTAACAATTTCAACCTGGACAGTTATTCCTCGTTACAAATTACTAGTACACAGGAGATGCAagtagttatattactagttgaCCTTTTGTATAACTGATGAGCAAAAGTAACTTAATTATCACAAAGTTATCACAAATTTGGCTATGTAGCAATCAGTGTACAGTGAAATTCAAGTGAACAGTGTCTAGATTCTCAACATCAAATTTGATAAACATGCTTGTTGATATTTTTTGTACTTCATAATTTGCTTACACTAGACCCTTTACAAATGCAGATGCTGCCGTAAGAGTTAAGCTCTTTACGAAACCTTAAATATATTGGAACAGGTATAAAGACCTGACTATATAAGATAATTATAAGGATGAGTTATTATGTGCCATACCGTCAAGGTgacctcctccaagtttcactaggattcggcaccaattTCACTGGAATTGTTTATTTAAAATTTTGCtaattacagccatttcttggccgccaacttgaatttcacatctttttcaggATTGGGTATAGTttcctctctgcccactgtttgaatGTGAAGaccttttcttgtattattgatataaattattattgttcgctaaaaaaatttaatttaattttaaaaataaatattaaaaaaaactttttcACTGTGGCTTTTTGGGGCCACACcccttttacagcttggctgttatgtcacttctttttgcatttgcatACTTCAAAGCTGGCTTTGAATCTTGgcatttttctttactgcagaaaggagGAAGAGATCAAAAGCTGAATTCTGTGGATATTTCCATTTTTGCTTATAATGATTTAAAAACTaaattaatactgtatgaaaattatcacatgaACTCCCTCCTAAGGAAGCAGCATTACTTACATGTGAGTTGCTCACAGTTTAATAAGAACATCAGCAACAACTCATATTAACATTTCTAGCAACTCACTACTCAGTATTAAAATCACCATATTTGATATTTATACAAAATTATAAAGTAACCTAACTAATTTGTTTATGGTTCAGGTAAGTGGTCTGAGatctacacaaaaatagtgagtattgtggcaggcattagtagtgaccttcagtAGTGACCTTTACtagtttttttttactgtgtagtTAGTTATAAGGGTCACCATCAGGAAGCACAGCAAATTTACAAGGCAGTACACAAAAAATCCTAGGCATTAATGTCCAGCGGCCAGGCTTTCAGTTTGGCCTTAATTGAATGTTTTGTGTCTCAAAAAAATATTATCGTTATTTCCAAGTGGCTTTACTATGTGAAGCAAGGTGTAAAGTCACTACTGTGAATCTTCTGATTAGCTTGTATAAGTCACAACACCAATTCATATAGTAAGTAAATGGTAGTGCATACATTGCCATCCACTTTCTTCACTTTAAACTAGGCactggcctattatgcccaaaattttacctattatgcttttgagcattgctcaaaaattaagcctattatgctcaaaattatgctttcaaaatcaagattatgctctagacctgactgttttattagagtatatcagcctttcctgactgctctattagagtaagtgactctctattagagtatctcgatctttatttctgaaaagtgtgaataaccaacaaagaaacggctTAATAAGGTATATTACGAGTTTTtaattataaaatgcactaataatactattggcagtgaatatttgctttctttcaggcgcgcgtattgcacatttaattaatttttcaaacatcgtccctattatgctggcattatgcttgatgcttttggtcacctattatgctttaaattatgctggcataatcggccggtgcctacttTAAACATCCCATCTTCCACCAAGGGACATTCACTTAAGTTAACTTTTCAAATAATGTTTGGAGCTCCCTAACTGACACTATCATTTCAGCACTTAAAGTTGCAACATTCAGGCAGCGATTATTCAAAGCAATCAAGATATTATGGGAACTCACAAAGGCCTGCAGCTTAGCCTGGCAATACTGCATTGCCTAGGTATCTCAACCCATTACATAACAACAACAGTATCTAGACAATGCGAATGAAAAACTGCGGCTAACATTGCCCCGGCCCCATATACTCACTCTCATTTCAAGGTTTCTCTAGGAACTGGAAAACAGCTAGTGTATATATTCCCCGATCTTACACAGAGGCTCTCACAAGTGTCCTGATAATTGTATAAGCCTGTCTCATTAACAAGTATTCTATTTGAAAAATAATATATCATTTATTTCTCAATCTACAAACACCTGACAAAGTTAATGCAATGCACAACATGGATTCAACCATGCACTCTTGTGAGACTCAATTTATCTCCACCATTAGCAAAATAGCTTCCAAGGAGTAGCAGGTTGATGTCCTCCTACTTCATGTTCACTTTTCTAAGGCTTTCAATAAGGTCCCACATGCTCGACCATTCAATAAGTTGGAACCAGGGGCCCATAGCTACTCAAAGAATTACTTACTAGAGGTCAACAGGTTGTTCATTGTTAATATATAGCAGTTTCAATGCACCAGTTTCCAGTGCACTACAGGCAACTGAAGGGTGGCACCtggaattttggtgacaggtttccaattttttttgttgcatGCACACCTGCATGGGGTCATGCTTCCccagaaatatttgaaaaattatGTATTCTGAGATTGAAATTGATAACTATTTTCATCAAAAAATCTTTAAAGCTGACATGTTAAACATTTGATTAATATAGGCTGCTTATGTTTGTTTCTGCTGGCACAGTATATAAGGGGTAGTGTTTGATGCATACACCATCCtagggatctgggggcatgccctcagaaAAAATTTCAGGTTTTAAACACTCTGAGGTACAATTTTAGtctatttttactgtgttggtaaAGGTAAACaaaatttgactgttctattaggatagtgactgctctattagagtattttgatctgtaactttgcaaatcaatgcaaaatcaattttaatttCCTGGAtgtacttgaccagtttctggaaacctcaaaAATCCCCATGGATCTGCAGGGTTCAGTGCTTGGTCCTTTCTTGTTTTGTTATTCATCAATGATCTGCCTTTAACATTGACTCTAATTTGAGGTATTCATTGTTCTACTGACCAACAGATGCTACTCATTAGGTAGGCAATTCCATATCCTGATTACTCTGGGAAAAAAAGGAATCCTTGAAAGATTTAATTTGTAATGAAtattattaaattatttattctgACTGTGATGAAGAAGAGCATAGAAAAGTGTGAGGGATGTCAACAAAAGAACATCTAAGGAAGACTGATTTCTGCACATAGTTGGAGTGATATGGCAGTCAAGTTGGCTTAATGTGATGACACACTAGAACATTATATATCTTATTGAAAAAACATCTGGGCACTCTCCTTTGGACCATTTCAACTTGATGGTTGTGTATGTACATCTGTATACATGGAAACCAAGGAAATTATAAAACCTAAAATCAAAATGGAAAATAAATGCCTCATGTGTGTAGTGGTGGACAATTGCTTTAGATGAGCTATGACTTTTAAACCTTGCAAACGATAATGATATAAGTTCCTTTGAAGAAAACCCTAACACCGAGTTGGCTTGCCAGTACTGAACCCACCTTTGTAGATCCATGCACCTCCCAATAATGATATCTGGTTTGCAACAAGAACTTTGTTGATTTATAAACTGGTAAGATGTGAAGAATGTATTAATAAAATGGTTAAGAATTTATAATAAGGGCTTGAACAGTACTGCTGCAGtgtatttttatattttataattaaGTCCAATTCCATCAATCCGTATATTATATAGCCTTGTTGGGTTCTAATGTTAGGAAAGTTGGCTACATTACTAGGGAATTATATGTTGTCAATAGAAATGTTATATGGCTAATAAATAACAAATAGAGGAGATATGGTTATAGTGACAATCATGCATCGTCAACTTTTGGGGTAGTAACGTTGCTTGCCAGTAGTACATACTGAACAGGAAACTTGTTGAATAGGGAGGCACTGCCATAATCATCAGTATAGTGCCATTGTACTAGTGGATCATATGTGGTGGGTCAAGTATAATGTTACTCCAGTGAAAGCACTGATGATCCTGGGTTATCCAAGGTTGAAAAGCAATAACATACGTATACCTTCTCCAAAAGTTTGCTAGAATGAGAACAACAGAAATAGGATGATATAACTATCAGTTACTGCACAGTTTTCAGGGTGCATATAGGCATGGTAGACCTGCTGACCATATGCATAATGCTCACCAAATTCTGCTATATGCAGCAAGAATGACCAGTGTAGTGTGTCTCACGTGACTAGGAATAACAGCGAGGGACGAAAACCTTTGAATGGAAAGGAAATTAGGTAGCTGCTATTCCCACAAGTCTTATTATCTTTATGAAGGAAGGTATGATCTGTTGCAGATTTTACAGCTGCTTTTGTTAGAAAGAGATCATGGCGACCTATGGATCCTTTACATGGAAAGCCACAAGCATCGAAGTTTTGCATGTAGTCTAGAATCCGACCAAATCCACACTGAGtagcaaatcgatttatttctgctgtgggttataatcaggtatagacctggactatatatgccaagtatgggaaggaacccATGCTTCATCCGGAGAGCGCGCAATTTTTCACGATTTCCAGTATAAAACAATCGCGATTCCCGTcgtatggagaaagataaataaggtttattggtacgtagaaaaatactttgatatgccctacaggttgaaatagtaGGCCGGGAGTAATTTCGTGAttatcgattttttcattgcggaccctatcttagaaaggctcttcaatggtgtagaagaatcagacttaaagccatggagttataacacgaaatccaacttggtgtagcaagtgcgagatcgagatactctaatagagcagtcatcctaatagagcagtcatcctaatagagcagtcaccctgaagagaattcaagagatcagctagaaacaagtaacctgtatagagatcagctacaaacaagtcaccctgtagagagatcagccacaaacgattcaccctgtagagagatcagctagaagaagttaccttgttgaatcaccctgtagagagatcagctagaagaagttacattgtatagagtgttcagttacaaagaaaccaccatggagagttctgtaataaatatatgtagctattatatatataatttatacatttactgataaaatcagaaatatttaaggtatatatctgcttcatcttttcttcttcctgtggtaaagaaaaaaagatatataggttaaaaaagtctaCACttgaaatacaaaaagaagtgaaatctaatccaaaacagccaaactgtaaaaaaaagtgtgcggccctcaaaaaggctatggtgaaaaaagatgtgaaatccaaggtggcagccaagaaatggctgtgatggcaggttaatggtaaaaattttaataacgacaattcaggtgaattttgtgccaattgaccaagcggcaccaaatttcacctgaatcgtcgttattaccattaacctaccatcacagccatttcttggccgccaccttggatttcacatcttttttcactatagcctttttgagggccgcacactttttttacagtttggctgttttggattagatattaaaaTCACTTACATCAAGCTAGAaaaatgcttgtaataaaatcagcaAATTATGATGGGTGTTGTTTTAAACTAAGGAGTTTTGAGCATGTACACAGTGCAAAACCTATAGAGTATGCTTTAGTATGCTCtcatctaggggggtctgggggcatgcccccacagaagactttttgagaatttacccatctgaggttaaatctggtgtaaatttggacCAAAAATTGCTTGACCAGTTACGCTAGCAATAATAACAAAGCAAAACGACTGAAGtatgatgtgatagaccagCTTCCTACAGGACAAGACACTTATGCATGGCATACGTGTTGTGATACAgactacattatagtcaatcaactcaattaatttaaaaatgcaataacatgcacacatgcatgcacattataaACAATTGTCAGTTTAGTCGGTGACTTGTGGTTTCCTGATGAATGGTTTTGTATAGATGAG containing:
- the LOC136239399 gene encoding uncharacterized protein isoform X2, which translates into the protein MCMFISLFTYSFILLLYSISLFHEIIYLCSGHIHASTRPTMKDLNKYIIPLVATKWYDLGLDLLDAKHEHLLDIIEGDYKYDTQCCCRKMFSEWLRTTDTPTWDQLIVAIRTINLNEAASKIESLFPQANNQVDLQPVRKGNKTFTTQFSKLLTKVSYLLDHNCGDRLEMCKRFCSTLCISDASDQLLFGDNQLPQLKASKNFGELFIQLRHHWGWDEWSILEHIIDLVELKEAEDELHKYKQFLASKHAIEIISEEFSDVDLPPNCVSFSIILDKPYSRVSIQEYSRIKEFICGILEINKYVMHPFIKYFIGSLHLQWYVAGEAAAHMIKMAKQNEKALLAKSFVFVKIGEEVVLDCYSQKQEDHSYDGYAATTDDTQFYDTQYDTHGYISSSVIFPGGYDHEFMELVPNRLICMLCKLPCYEAHKCKECGQVYCKHDLDHLKSMTDMSYACPMCHVEPFLTSPYLADHEIKEHTINCPNKNYGCCWIGKLDDLNMHTKDCKCRHVKCHHCGDFVNSTTITNHTSSQCPCYCQHCEITAEREVISKQHKEKCHNYPLSCPNKCGLDDIPRANMSEHRTQCPHEMVTCSNCNVKIVRKNLVTHRRKKHSWFETEHLLCIFIYCISVSIISLAAYISFTGDSDHSANGLWYMTLKHSGDYQEVNILPVILKISDFIEKINNKEQWDSSPFFDLESGHEMCLSIYPDGKDDGEGTHVSVYLFIISFDEKLQQLNDKSLTRPLTVEILNQLSDKDHYNYSTMIVDDTKVLEFPQFISHDFLFSHGGYIVEDTLYFRISYESSITDKEITYTLFFLFWIFSLAITIVIYCSCGFLCSGFHRIIFVIIMWLVVYTVLRAVVWAIDNFSGVTLIKLIMILEYLDGNREVQSEVNAAILQTLSPSNVIIFVIIITIITYFYTIHHPH